ACCACCTTTCCCGATGCATCTCCTGCCGATGCAGAAAATGGCAGGATGGCAATAATCGAGACAACAAGTGCCGAACGAACCTTATTCCACATATATCCCCCTGGAAACCACGGAATTCAGTCGGGCAAGATAGGCTAAAACAAGCTTCGTTGCCATCCCGCCGCGGAGGCGTGCGCACCGCGCGTACAAGAGATCAGCCTCGAACAGATCACCCAGCGGCGGCGTTCCTTGCTGCGACCACAGCCCCATGGTAGCCGCGGCGCTATCCCGCCGCTCCACGTCCCGCATCCGCCTGCCACGGCGCAGGATCCCACCCGAACAACCCGAACGCCCGCACGAACTCTGCATCCAGCGGCGCCGTCACCGTGATCCGATGCCCTTCGGGATGCGGAAACGCCAGGCGTTCGGCGTGCAGCAGCATGCGGTGCACGCCCTGCATGCGGAAGATGCGGTTGTGGCGGCCATCGCCATGGCTGGTGTCGCCGATCAGGTGATGCGACAGATGCTTGAGATGGCGGCGGATCTGGCGGAAGCGTCCGGTCACCGGACTGCAGCGCAGCAGCGCATAGCGCGAGGTGGCGAACTCGCCCGAGGGTACCTGCAGTTCGCCGCAGGCCAGGCGCGCGAAACGGGTCTGCGCCGGTTTCTTCAGCGGCTTGCCGGGGCCGCCGTCGAGGTCGTGGTCGACGTCGAAACGGTCTTCGGCTGGCCAGCCGCGGCAGATCGCCAGGTAGTCCTTGTCCACCTCGCCCCCCATCAGCGCCTTGCCCAGCGCACTGGCGGTGTCGCGGTCGAAGGCCAGCAGCAGGGAGCCGCTGGTGGCGCGGTCGAGCCGGTGCACCAGGAAGATCGGCCGGCCCAACTGCGCACGCAGGCGATCGGCGAGGAAATCGTCCTCGCCGCGGGCGAGCTTGCTGTCGTGGACCATCAGCCCGGCGGGCTTGTCGACCACGGCGAGCAGCGCGTCCTGGTAAAGGATCTGCAAAGGGGCTTCGGCGGTATTCACCTGCGGATTATCCGTGCCGCATCGGCGCGCCACAATGCGCATCGCATGTCTGCGTCCAGACGCGTGATGCGTCGGCACGATCCGGCACGGAGACACCCGCATTGCGGCGGAGACACCACCGTGATGCCGCGCCTGGATGACGTACGCTTTGGCGTATGTCCACCGTCACCCGAAGACGCACCTGCCAACGCAGACGCTACGCGTCCTTGACCGCCAGCAGTTCGCCATTGCCGACCGGCAACGTGGTGCGGGTGAATGCCGCATCGGCCTGCAGCAGCGCGGCGAACGGCGCCATCTCCGCCGCATGCGACAGCGCATTGTCCACCACCAGCAGCCCACCCGGCCGCAGCACCCGGCGCAGTTGCGGCCACCAGTCGCAATACAGCGTGCGCTCGGCGTCCAGGAACACCAGGTCGAACGTGGCCGACGCCGCATCGGCCAGCCAGGCGCCGGCATCGGCTTGGACCAAGTCGACACAGGCCTCCACGCCGGCGTGGGCGAAGTTGCGTTGCGCCAGCGCGATCTTGTACGCGGCGTAGTCCAGCGTGGTCACGCGGCCACCCAGCGCCGCCGTGGCCTCGGCCAGCCACAGGGTGGAATAGCCATTGGACGTGCCGATCTCCAGCACCCGCTGCGCGCCCGTGGCGCGCACCAGGACCGCCAGCAGTTCGCCGGTTTCCGGGGTGATGTTGAGCAGGCGCTGCGCACGCTCGGCCTGGCCGGCATCGTGGCGCGGACCTTCCGCGCCGAGCGCATCGCGCACCGCCTGCAGGCGCGCGCGGTCGAGCACCGTCACGCTCAACGCCGCCACCAAGCCGACAGGAGGGCCGCGGTGCCGGCGCCGCCACTGATCCACGCCCACAGCGACACCCCGCCCAACTGGGGGCCGCCGGCGTCGAGCGCGTACAGCAGCGTGGCCACGGTGAGCAGGCCGACGCCGGCGATCGCCGCCACCACCCGCCGCTGCATGCGCCGCACCAGCAGGTTGAGTTCGAACAGGTCGCGCGAGCGCATCGACAGCTCGTGCCGGCCCTCGACCTGCTGGCGCAGCCAGCCGTGGATCAGCCGCGGCATGTCCGGCGCGTGGGTCATGATCTCCGGCAGGCGCTTGCGCAGTTCGTGCAGCGCCCGCTGCGGGCTGTAGCGCTCGATCAGGATGCGTTCGAGCACCGGCCGCGCCACCGCCCAGATGTCCAGTTCCGGGTCGAGCTGGCGGCCGACGCCTTCGATGTTGAGCAGGGTCTTCTGCAGCAGGATCAGCTGCGGCTGCAGGGTCAGCTGGTAGCGCTGGGCCACGCGGAACAGCTTGATCAGCACCTCGGCCAGCGAGATCTGCGACAGCGGCCGGGTGAAGTACGGCTCGCACACCGAGCGCGCCGCCGCCTCCAGCTCGTCGATGCGCACGTTGGCGGGCATCCAGCCGGCCTCCACGTGCAGCTCGGCCATGCGCCGGTAGTCCTTGTTGAAGATGGCCATGAAGTTCTCGGCCAGGTAGTACTGATCTTCCTGCGAGAGCTGGCCCATGATGCCGAAGTCCAGCGCGATGAAGCGCGGGTTGTCGCGGCGCGCCGGGTCGCTGTCGACCCAGATGTTGCCGGCGTGCGCATCGGCGTGGAAGAAGTTGTCGCGGAACACCTGGGTGTAGAACACCCGCACGCCCTTGGCTGCCAGCGCGCGGCGGTCGATGCCCGCGGCGTCCAGCGAGGCGATGTCGTCGGAGGGGATGCCGCGCACCCGCTCCAGGGTCAGCGCGCGCTCGGCGGTGTGGGTCCAGATCACCTCCGGCACGTACAGGTCGTCCGAGTGCAGCCAGAAGCGGCGCAGCACGCTGGCGTTGGCGCCCTCGCGCTGCAGGTCCAGCTCCGCGGCCAGGGTGGTCTCGATCTCGGCCACCACCTCGCGCGGGCGGATCTTGTCGGCACGCGGATGGGTGCGCTCGACCAGCGCGGCGGCCGATTTCAGCAAGGCGATGTCGGCGTCGATCTGCCGCTCGATGTCCGGGCGCAGCACCTTGACCACCACTTCGCGGCCGTCGTGCAGCGTCGCCGCGTGCACCTGCGCGATCGAGGCCGAGGCCAGCGGCTCGGTGTCGAAGCTGGCGAAGGCCACTGCGATCGGCCGCCCCAGCGCCTGCTCGACGATGCGCCGCGCGGCCTCGCCGTCGAACGGGCGCACCCGGTCCTGCAGCAGGGTCAGTTCCTCGGCCACATCCGGCGGCATCAGGTCGCGTCGGGTGGAGAGGATCTGCCCGAACTTGACGAAGATCGGCCCCAGGTCCTGCAGCGCCAGACGCAGCCGGGCGCCGCGCGACTGCGCGGCGATGTCGGGGCTGGCGCGCGGCACGAACGGCTTGGCCAGGCGCAACCAGCGTTCGGCCGGGGTGCCGTCGAGCAGGTCGTCCAGGCGATAGCGCAGGATCACCCGGCCGATGCGGCTGGCGCGGAACATCGCCTTCATGCGCCGCGCTCCGGCTGCAGCCGCGCCACGCGCGCGGCCAGGCGTTCGATGTCGTCGCGCAGCACGTCGACATCGTCGTAGAAGGCCTCCAGTTCGGCGCGCGCGACCACATCGCGCGACTCCTCGGTGACGTACTCGGCCGCGCTCTGCGCCAGGTCCTGCGCACTGCGCCGGGCCTGCTGCAGGGCCGAGCGCGCTGTATTGGCCACCTGCACGCCGAGCACCTCGCCGAACACCTGCACGAACGGCCGCTGCCAGTCCGGATCGAAGCGCGTTGCCAGCTGCTGCAGGCGCCGCGCCAGTTCGGCGTCGCCGGAAACCCGCACCCGCCCGCCGGGGCCGCCAGTGCGCCGCGCCTGGGCCAGGAACGGCAACTGCGCGAGCAGGCCGCCGAGGGTGCTGCGCACCGCCAGCTCCGGCTCCTGCGCCGGATCCACCGGACCGACCCGCAACTGCGTGCCGTCGACGCGGATCTGCAGGGCCAGTGCCGGCGCCTCCAGGGTCAGCGCCACGCGCTGGCCATCGAGGTCGCGCAGGGCCTCGCCGGTTTCCGGGTCCAGCGCCAGCGCGCGATTGAGCGCCGCTTCCAGCGCGCGGCCGGCCAGGGGCTTGAGAGCATCGAGGGGGGATCCAGACATCCCCGCATTCTAGCGGCAGACACGTCGCAAGGCCGTGCGCGGGGCGAGACAGATGTCCCGCCCGCTGCGCCGCGCGCCGTTACTGCGCCTGCGCACCGCCCAGGTTCTTGCTCAGGAACGCCAGCAACTGCGTGTAATAGGCGCGCCGGTGCGGCTCGGTATAGAAGCCGTGGCCCTCGTTGGGGAAATACAACGACTCCACCGGCACCCCAGCCTTCTTCAACGCCTTCTCCATGCGCTCGGTATGTTCGATCGGAGCACGCTCGTCCTTGCCGCCGGCCGCCAGGAACACCGGCACCCGGATGCGCGCGGCAAGATTGACCGGCGACCGCGCCGCCAGGCTGTCGCGTTCGCCCAGCCAGTCGCCGGCCCAGGCCTTGGTCCAGCGCGCGTACCTGGCCTGGTCGCGGTACATCGTCTCCAGGTCGTAGACGCCGACGTAGCCGGCCGCGCAGCGGTACAGGTCCGGCTCCTTCGCCGCGCCCATCAGCGCGGCATAGGCGCCGTAGCTGGCGCCATAGATGCAGATGCGTGCGCCATCGGCGATGCCCTGGTCGATCGCCCAACGGGTGGCATCGGTGAGATCGTCCTGCATGCGCCCGCCCCACTCCCGCGCGCCGGCCTGGGTATAGGCGCGGCCGTAGTTGCCGGAGCCGCGGTAGTTCACCCGCAACACCGCGTAGCCGGCTGCGGCCAGCACCTGCGCATCGTCGTCGAACTCCCAGCCATCGAAGAGGCCGAACGGCCCGCCATGCGGCAGCAGCACCATCGGCAGCGGCTTGCCGGCCGGCGCCTGCAGCGGCAGGGTGAGATAGCCATGCAGGGCCATGCCATCCCTGGCCTTGAACGCCACCTCACGGGTCGACGGCATCCGCTCCGGCACGAACCATTCGCGTCGGCTGAAGACCCGCTTGGCCGATTTGTCGGCGGTGTCGAACAGGAAATAATCGCCGTTGTTGCGATCGCTCCACACATAAAGCATCAGCAGGCGCCGATCGGCGGTGGCGGAGGTGATGAACACCGCATCGCCGTTGAAGGCCTGCTCCAGCGCGCGGTACAGCCGTGCGGTCGGCGCGGTCTCGTCGAAGAAGCGGTTGTGCACGCGGTCGCTCATGAACGACACGCCGATCGGGGTGCGGCCATCCAGGTCGCGCAGCACCTGGTAGGGATCGACCTTCGCATCGCGCAGCAGCGGCGTGGCGCGTTCGCTCTGCGGATCCCATGCCACCACCGCATCGGGCCCCTCGGCCTGCTCCACCTGCAGGTAGGCGATCCTGTCGTCCGCGGAAAAGCCGAGCGGGAAGCTGCGATGTCCGCTGCTGGCCTCGTCGTTGATCAGCTTCCAGGGACTGGAGTCGTCGTTGCGGTAGAAGAGCTTGTTGGTGTTGCTGCCAGTCTCGGCACCCTGCGCGAAGCGCACGTGGCCGCCATGGTCGGTGACGAAGTCCGCACGGGCCACCGGGGCGCGTGCCACCGGCGTGCGCCGGTGGTTGTAGATGTCGAGCCTGTCCACATGCACGGTGGGGTCATTGGTCTGCTCCACCACCGATACCAGCACCGCGCGCGGGTCGTCCGGCAAGGTGTCGAGCATGAACACCGACGGGTCCAGGCCGGCCTTGTAGGTGACGCCGTTGACGCTGTCGTTGAGCCCATAAGGGCTGGCCAGCAAGCGCGCATTCTTGCCGTCGGCGTCGATGGCATGCAGCTGGCCGATCGCCACCGGGCGGTCCAGTGCGCCCAGGCGCTCGGCCATCGACACCACGATGCGCTCGTCGCTGGCCCACCAGTAATCGTGCACCACCGAATCGGCCTGGCCCATGATCTTGGCCGAGACCTGCTTGTCGCTGCGCCGGATCACCGCCAGCACGGTGCGGTCCTCGAGCGGTGCGATTACCGTGTAATAGGCGCCGGTCGGGGAGATCTTGACCCGGTCGAACTGGTCGCGCTGCAGATACGGCGCCAGGTCCACCGGCGCCACCTGCGCGCACGCGCTCCCCGCAAGCGCAAGGCCTGCCCACACGATCCACGCTCGCATTCGATCCGCCCCTGTCCCCTGAGCGGAAGATGGTGACAAGCGCCGGGCGAAACGTCCAGCCCGGCCCTGCCGCGCTGCCTGCGGACGGCGGGCCCTCGCGGCGCGGGGCCCAGAAACGACTTGCCCGCGACGCAGGGCGCCGCGGGCAAGCATCGAGGTTCGATTGTCGCGGCGGACTACACCTTGCCGCGGCGGAACATCGAGATCACCGCCAGGATCAGGAACACCACGAACAGGATCCAGGCGATGTTGGTCGCCGCGCCGGCGATGCCGCTGAAACCGAGCACAGCGGCGATGATGGCGATCACGAAGAAGATGATGGCGTAATGCAGCATGGCAATGTCCAGAAAGTTGTCGTGCCGAATCGGCGCGGCATCATCTTCGGAAACCGCGGGTCGTCAAGGAGTGACGGGCATGTCGTGGCGCCATGAGGACGCCAGCCGCTGCAGGCCCTGCTCGATCGTCACCTGCGGCACGTAGCCGAAGTCGCGCCGCGCCGGCTCCATGCTGTACCAGTGCGGGGTGCACAGCTGCTCGGCGAGGAACCGCGTCAGCGGCGGCTCGCCGCGCAGGCGCAGCAGCGGCCACAGGGTTTCACAGGCGGCGCCGATGCGGTAGGCGGCCTTGAACGAAAGCGACTTGGTCACCGCCGGTGCGCCGACGGCGGCCAGCAGCTTGTTGAGCAGTTCGCGCATCGGCAACGGCTCGCCGTTGGAGATGAAGTAGGCCTTGCCGGCGCAGGGCGCGCCCACCGCCAGGTGCTCGAAGGCATCGAAGTGCGCCTGCGCGGCGTTGTCGATGTAGGTGGAATCGACCTTGTTGTCGCCGCCGCCGACCAGGCGCACGCGCCCGGCCTGCGCGCGCGCCACCAGCTTGGGCAGGATCTGGTTGTCGCCCGGCCCCCAGATCAGCCGCGGGCGCAGCGCCACCACCGCCAGTTGCGCATCGTTGGCGGCCAGCACCATGCGCTCGGCGATCGCCTTGGTCGCCGCATATGGCGCCTGAAAATCCTCGCCGTAAGGCACCTGGTCGGCGCCCAGGCCCTCGACCGGATGCGTGGCGCGGTGGGTCACGCTCGGCGTGGAGGTGTAGACCAGCCGCCCGACGCCATGCGCGCGGCAGGCGGCCAGCACATTCTCGGTGCCGACCACGTTGGGCTGGTAGTAGCTGTCGTAGCTGCCCCAGGCCCCGGCCTTGGCGGCGTTGTGGAACACCGCATCGGCCCCGGCCAGCGCATGCTGCAGCGCCTGCGCGTCGACCAGGTCGCCCCGCACCTGGGCCACGCCCAGCGCCTGCAGTTCCGGGTAGTGGCCACGGTTGTAGCTGACCACCTGGTGCCCGCGCGTGACCAGCCCGCGGCACAGCGCCTGGCCCAGGAACCCACCACCGCCCGTCACCACAATCTTCATCGCGTCGTACCGATCGAACCAGGGCGCACACGATAGCCGGGGGCGCCGGCGAAGGCGATCCGCGACGACGACGACGGCGATGCAAGCCGCGCAAGCCCTTGATCCGACTGACCTTCAGAATTCTTCACTCTGGCATCAGGCACTTCAGCGATGCCACGGGCGTAAGTGCGCTGGCCTTCCACCGGAGTTCCGCCATGTCGCCCCTGCCGCCGCTGCTGTGCCTCACCCTCTCCCTCGTCGTTCCGTGTGCTTCCGCCGCCGTACCAGCGGCCGCGACCGCACCGCCGGCGCAGGACGACGGCTGGTCCGTCGCCGACGCCGCCGCCGGCGGCTGGAAGCTGGAGCGGCTGGCCGCCATGGAACACGCCATCGCCGACGGCGCGGCGCCGGACACCACCAGCGTGCTGATCGTGCGCGACGGCGCCCTGGTCTACGAGCGCTACTTCGGCGGTGCCGACCGGCAGACCTTGCACGACACCCGCTCGGCGACCAAGAGCGTGACCGCGCTGCTGGTCGGCGCGGCGATCGCCCGCGGCCGCCTGCCCGGCGTGCAGGCACGCGTCTACGACTTCTTCGGCGACCGTCGCTGGCAGCACGATGCGCCGCGCAAGCGCGCGATCACCGTCGAAGATCTGCTGACGATGAGTTCGCAATGGGAGTGCGACGACGACAACGCCTTCTCCAGCGGCCACGAGGAACGCATGTACGTCAGCGCCGACTGGACGCAGTTCGCACTGGACCTGCCGCTCAAGGGCTATGCTCCATGGATGCGCCGTCCCGAGGAGAGTCCGTATGGGCGCGCCTTCTCCTACTGCACCGCCGGCAGCTTCCTGCTCGGTGCGCTGCTCGAGAAGGCCACCGGGCAGCGCCTGGAGGACTTCGCCGGGCAGGTCCTGGAGCGGCCGCTCGGCATCGTCGGTGCGCGCTGGCTGCACGCCGCCGAAGGCGTCGGCATGGGCGGTGGCGGCACCCGCTACCGCAGCCGCGACCTGGCCAAGTTCGGCCAGCTCCTGCTCGACGAGGGCCGCTGGCACGGCACGCAGGTGTTGCCGGCGGCATGGATCCGGGCAATGACCCAGGTGCATGCGCAGGCCCGCGCCGATGCCGACTACGGCTATCTGCTGTGGCGCTTCCGCTTCCAGGTGCACGGCGTCGAACGCGGGGTCTGGGCGATGTCGGGCAACGGCGGCAACTATGTGTTCGTGCTACCGGAGGAACACCTAGTGGTGGTGATCACCCGGCGTGCCTACAACCGGCCGCAGATGCACCCGCAATCGCAGGCGCTGCTCGCCGACTACGTGCTCACGGCACTGCCGTAGGCACCAGTCCGACACGCTGTGCCTGCACGCGTTGCGCGGCGACATCGGCCTCGTTGCGCGCCAGCAGCGCCGCGAAACCCGGCTCGGCGCGCAATGGCGCCAGCAGCGGCGACACCCGCAGGTAGGCGCCGTCGCGATAGCCCGCGGCCTGCGCCCGGCGCAGCGCGTCCAGGGCCGCCGGCCGGTCGCCGGCCAATTGCAGCAGCAGCGCCGCATCCACCGCATCCAGCGGGTCGGTGCCGCGCGTCACGCCGTCCAGCAAGGCCTGGGCCCGCGCGCGCAACTGCGGCACCGGCGGCAGCGGTTGCGCCTGCAGCGTCCAGGCCACGGTCTGGGCGAAACTGCCCTGCGGCCGCAGACGCATCGCCTGCTGGCTGGCCTGGCGCGCGTGGGTGGTGTCGCCGCGCGCCAGCGCCAGCTCCGCCTGCAGCAGGAACAGCCCGGCGTAGTCGGTGCCGCGCCCCAGCGCCTGGTCCAGCGCGACCTGGGCTTCGGCCGTGCGGCCATGCACGAACAGGAAGCGCGGCCACGCCAGATTGGAATACGCGCTGTCCGGATAGAGCTGGAAGCTGTCGCGGTAGCGGACTTCGGCGGCGCTGGCGTAGCCCAGCAGGTCGAGGTTGCTGGCGATCTGCAGCGTCAGGAAGCGCACCCGCGCCGGATCGCGCACCCGCATGTTCGCCGCCAGCGCCTGCGCCAGGCGGCCCTGGCGCTCGTACAGATAGGCCGCCGAGCCGCGCACGGCATCGGCCTGCGGGTCCAGTTGCAACGCGCGCTCGTAGGCGGCCAGCGCCGCGGCGTTGTCGCCGCGGCAATCGTACGCATAGCCAAGCGCGGCATGCGCGGCGGCCAGACGCGGGTGCGCCGCGAGCACCTGCGTCGCCAACCGCTGCGCGCGCAATGCGACCTGCTGGTCGCCGTCGTATTGGCAGACGCGCGCACTGTAGGCGCGGCTCAGGCCGAGCAGGGCCGCCACCTCGTCCGGTGCCTGCTGCAGGCGCTGTTGATACAGCGCGATCGCACGCGCGTTGTCGTCGCGCTGGCCGATGCCGGCGTAGTACTCGGCGCGCTGCAGCAGCGGCGACGCGGCTGGCGTCGGCGCGGGCGCCTGCCAGCGCCATACCGCCACTGCCGAGACGATCGCCATCGCACCGGCCGCGATCGCCCAGGCACCACGGCTGCGCCACATCGGCCGCGGCGCAGGCACAGGCGCGGCATCGGCGGGAACGGGATCGGCATCGGGCTGTACCGGCAGGCACAGTTGATACCCCTGGCCGCGCACCGAGCGCAGATAGCGCGGTTGCCGCGAGGCGTCGCCCAGCGCCTGGCGCAGCAGGCGCACGCGCTGGGTGACGGTCTCCTCGTTGACCAGCGCCGGCGCCCACACCTGCGCGATCAGTTCATCGAACCCCACCACGCGCTGACCCTGCAGCAGCAGGTAATGCAGCAGGCGAAAACTCAGCCCGCCCACCTCCAGCACCGCACCGTCGCGCTCGACCCGCTGCCGCGCCGCGTCGATGCGCAGGTCGCCCAGCCGGTAGCGCGCGGCCATCGTCTTGCCTCAGTGCAGCTTTTCCGCGGCCCACAGCGCCAGCTTCTCGCGGCCGATCTTGGCGTTGTGGCGGATGTCGACCGGGAACCCCGGATGGCCAAGGAAGTCGACGATGCCGGCCGTGTGCGGATGCGCAGCGGCGGTGGCGCGCAGTTGCGCGAGCAGTTCGTCCAGTTCCAGTTGGCTCGCCATCCAGGCCATGCTGTCCAACTCGTAGCACAGCACCGGGCGTTGCTGCCCCGGCTCGCCGATGCCGACCAGGGCGGTGCGGCCGATGCCCGGCAGTGCGTTGAAGATCGGCTCCACCTGTTCGGTGTACAGCGGCCCCTGCGCCGTTTCCACGCGCTGGGTCTTGCGCCCGCAGAACCAAAGGCGACCCTGCGCATCGAAATAGCCGACATCGCCCATGCGGTGCACGATGCGTTCGCTGCCATCGTCCAGGCGTTCGCGGATCTTGGCCAGGCGCGTGGCCGCGTCGCGGTTGAAATAGGTGTCGGTGGCGGTCGGGCCGGCCACGGTGATCTCGCCGACCGTGCCCGTGGGCACTTCGCGCACGCCGCTCCACTCGGGAATCGCCGCGTCGTCGATGGCGATGATGCGCACCTGGTTGGGCGGCACCACCGTGCCGATGCAGGTACCGGCGCCGCGCTCGGTGGCCGCGCGTGTGTCCTGCAGCTCGCGGCCCTCGATCACCGCCACCGGCAGGCATTCGGTGGCGCCGTAGGGCGTCCAGAAGCGTCCGTCCTCCGGCAGCAGACTGCGGATCCGCGCCACCACGCCCGGCGGCACCGGCGCGCCGGCCGAGGTGGCGCAGCGCACGTTGGGCAACGGCTTGCCGTAGTCGGCCAGCACCCGCATCAAGGCGGGCGAGCCGAACAGCTGGGTCACGCCGAAGCGCTGCATCGCATCGTGCAGCTTGCGCGGATCGACCTTGGCCGGACGCGTCGGATCCATGTCCGGGATCACCGAGGTCAGCCCCAGCGCCGGGTCGAACAGCGCGAACGGCGGGAAGGTCGGCAGGTCGATCCCGCCGGGCAGCATGTCGAAGGCATTGCGCATCAGCTCGATCTGGCCGACGAAATGCCGGTGCCGGTAGACCACGCCCTTGGGCACGCCGGTGGAGCCGCTGGTGAACAGGATCGCGGCAACGTCGTCCGCATCCGTGTCGGCCAGCTGGCTGCCGGCGCCCTGGCCGGCGCGCTCGATTCGCGCCAGCGTGGTCCCGCCCCAGGCCCAGCGCCGGCCGACGGTGACGATCCGTTTCGCCGAGCGTGCCCAGCCGAGCAGACGCCGCGCCAGCTGCGCCAGCGGAATGCCGATGAAGGCCTCCGGCTGCGCCTCGTCCAGGCATTGCTTGAGCGCGCGGCGGTCGATGCCCGGATCGACCAGCACCGGCACCGCGCCGGCCTTGAACAGCGCGAACATCAGCAGGAAGAACTCCGGCGACGGCCGCACCATCACCACGGTGCGGGTGCCGCGGCCGATGCCATAGCTGCCCAGGCCGGCGGCGATGGCATCGCTGCGTGCGTCCAGCTGCGCGTAGCTCAGGGTCACGTCGTAGGCGGCCATGCCGCCGGCGCCGGGCCGGCCGGGGCAGCGCATGGCGATCTGGTCCGGGCGCTCGCGCGCCAGCCGCGGCAGCGTGGCCGCGATGTTGCAGGTCGTGGTCATGGGCCGATTATCGCCGAAGCGCCGGGCGATGGCCGACGACCTCCCGTCGCCAGCGGCCGCGGCTGAATGCCGGCGCGCTTGCAGCTTGCCGCGGTTCGGTCAGAATGCCGCGCCCCCCACCGCTGTTCGCCGCGCAAGGCCCGGCCGCCATGTCCCATCCCTGCCTCACCTGCGGCGCCTGCTGCGCCTACTTCCGCGTCAGTTTCCACTGGAGCGAAGCCGATCCCGCGCTGGGCGGCAGGGTCCCGTTCGAACTGACCGAGCCGCTGCGCACCCATGAGCGGGTGATGCGCGGCACCTCGCAGGCGCAGCCGCGCTGCATCGCCCTAGACGCCGACATCGGCCGCTACAGCCGCTGCAGCATCCACGAGCGGCGGCCATCGGTGTGCGCGGCGGTGCCGGCCTCGCTGGAATTCGGCGAACGCAGCGCGCAATGCGACAAATCTCGGCTGGCGCATGGGCTGCCGTTGTTGACCGCGGCCGACTGGGACGGGGTGGTCGAACGCAACTTGCCGGACGCCTAAGCGGCGGGGCTACCCGCATGGCCGGGATGCCGTAGGAGCGAGAAGCTGTGCAATGCCTAGCCTGGTGGCATTCGGCGAGCGGCGTGACGCACGCCGCATCCGCGCACCGCATCGGCTCAGCGATGCTTCCAGGCCGTCGGCACCGGATTGGTCACGGTGTTCTTTTCCAGCATGTAGGTGCCGTTCTGCTGGGCGATGGCCTCGCCGGTGTCGACGATCGCGTTCTGGATGAAGACGTTCTGGTGCTCGCCGCGAATGAAGGTCAACTGATGGAAGGCGGT
This genomic stretch from Xanthomonas sacchari harbors:
- a CDS encoding S9 family peptidase — protein: MRAWIVWAGLALAGSACAQVAPVDLAPYLQRDQFDRVKISPTGAYYTVIAPLEDRTVLAVIRRSDKQVSAKIMGQADSVVHDYWWASDERIVVSMAERLGALDRPVAIGQLHAIDADGKNARLLASPYGLNDSVNGVTYKAGLDPSVFMLDTLPDDPRAVLVSVVEQTNDPTVHVDRLDIYNHRRTPVARAPVARADFVTDHGGHVRFAQGAETGSNTNKLFYRNDDSSPWKLINDEASSGHRSFPLGFSADDRIAYLQVEQAEGPDAVVAWDPQSERATPLLRDAKVDPYQVLRDLDGRTPIGVSFMSDRVHNRFFDETAPTARLYRALEQAFNGDAVFITSATADRRLLMLYVWSDRNNGDYFLFDTADKSAKRVFSRREWFVPERMPSTREVAFKARDGMALHGYLTLPLQAPAGKPLPMVLLPHGGPFGLFDGWEFDDDAQVLAAAGYAVLRVNYRGSGNYGRAYTQAGAREWGGRMQDDLTDATRWAIDQGIADGARICIYGASYGAYAALMGAAKEPDLYRCAAGYVGVYDLETMYRDQARYARWTKAWAGDWLGERDSLAARSPVNLAARIRVPVFLAAGGKDERAPIEHTERMEKALKKAGVPVESLYFPNEGHGFYTEPHRRAYYTQLLAFLSKNLGGAQAQ
- a CDS encoding SCP2 domain-containing protein gives rise to the protein MSGSPLDALKPLAGRALEAALNRALALDPETGEALRDLDGQRVALTLEAPALALQIRVDGTQLRVGPVDPAQEPELAVRSTLGGLLAQLPFLAQARRTGGPGGRVRVSGDAELARRLQQLATRFDPDWQRPFVQVFGEVLGVQVANTARSALQQARRSAQDLAQSAAEYVTEESRDVVARAELEAFYDDVDVLRDDIERLAARVARLQPERGA
- a CDS encoding serine hydrolase, translated to MSPLPPLLCLTLSLVVPCASAAVPAAATAPPAQDDGWSVADAAAGGWKLERLAAMEHAIADGAAPDTTSVLIVRDGALVYERYFGGADRQTLHDTRSATKSVTALLVGAAIARGRLPGVQARVYDFFGDRRWQHDAPRKRAITVEDLLTMSSQWECDDDNAFSSGHEERMYVSADWTQFALDLPLKGYAPWMRRPEESPYGRAFSYCTAGSFLLGALLEKATGQRLEDFAGQVLERPLGIVGARWLHAAEGVGMGGGGTRYRSRDLAKFGQLLLDEGRWHGTQVLPAAWIRAMTQVHAQARADADYGYLLWRFRFQVHGVERGVWAMSGNGGNYVFVLPEEHLVVVITRRAYNRPQMHPQSQALLADYVLTALP
- the ubiB gene encoding ubiquinone biosynthesis regulatory protein kinase UbiB → MKAMFRASRIGRVILRYRLDDLLDGTPAERWLRLAKPFVPRASPDIAAQSRGARLRLALQDLGPIFVKFGQILSTRRDLMPPDVAEELTLLQDRVRPFDGEAARRIVEQALGRPIAVAFASFDTEPLASASIAQVHAATLHDGREVVVKVLRPDIERQIDADIALLKSAAALVERTHPRADKIRPREVVAEIETTLAAELDLQREGANASVLRRFWLHSDDLYVPEVIWTHTAERALTLERVRGIPSDDIASLDAAGIDRRALAAKGVRVFYTQVFRDNFFHADAHAGNIWVDSDPARRDNPRFIALDFGIMGQLSQEDQYYLAENFMAIFNKDYRRMAELHVEAGWMPANVRIDELEAAARSVCEPYFTRPLSQISLAEVLIKLFRVAQRYQLTLQPQLILLQKTLLNIEGVGRQLDPELDIWAVARPVLERILIERYSPQRALHELRKRLPEIMTHAPDMPRLIHGWLRQQVEGRHELSMRSRDLFELNLLVRRMQRRVVAAIAGVGLLTVATLLYALDAGGPQLGGVSLWAWISGGAGTAALLSAWWRR
- a CDS encoding O-methyltransferase — protein: MQAVRDALGAEGPRHDAGQAERAQRLLNITPETGELLAVLVRATGAQRVLEIGTSNGYSTLWLAEATAALGGRVTTLDYAAYKIALAQRNFAHAGVEACVDLVQADAGAWLADAASATFDLVFLDAERTLYCDWWPQLRRVLRPGGLLVVDNALSHAAEMAPFAALLQADAAFTRTTLPVGNGELLAVKDA
- a CDS encoding pseudouridine synthase, which produces MRIVARRCGTDNPQVNTAEAPLQILYQDALLAVVDKPAGLMVHDSKLARGEDDFLADRLRAQLGRPIFLVHRLDRATSGSLLLAFDRDTASALGKALMGGEVDKDYLAICRGWPAEDRFDVDHDLDGGPGKPLKKPAQTRFARLACGELQVPSGEFATSRYALLRCSPVTGRFRQIRRHLKHLSHHLIGDTSHGDGRHNRIFRMQGVHRMLLHAERLAFPHPEGHRITVTAPLDAEFVRAFGLFGWDPAPWQADAGRGAAG
- a CDS encoding DUF1328 domain-containing protein, with translation MLHYAIIFFVIAIIAAVLGFSGIAGAATNIAWILFVVFLILAVISMFRRGKV
- the oleD gene encoding 2-alkyl-3-oxoalkanoate reductase, which codes for MKIVVTGGGGFLGQALCRGLVTRGHQVVSYNRGHYPELQALGVAQVRGDLVDAQALQHALAGADAVFHNAAKAGAWGSYDSYYQPNVVGTENVLAACRAHGVGRLVYTSTPSVTHRATHPVEGLGADQVPYGEDFQAPYAATKAIAERMVLAANDAQLAVVALRPRLIWGPGDNQILPKLVARAQAGRVRLVGGGDNKVDSTYIDNAAQAHFDAFEHLAVGAPCAGKAYFISNGEPLPMRELLNKLLAAVGAPAVTKSLSFKAAYRIGAACETLWPLLRLRGEPPLTRFLAEQLCTPHWYSMEPARRDFGYVPQVTIEQGLQRLASSWRHDMPVTP